In the genome of Chelmon rostratus isolate fCheRos1 chromosome 12, fCheRos1.pri, whole genome shotgun sequence, the window TCCCGCCCTGAGGTGCGTACACCGTGCCCCAGGAGTCTTCGTACCCTGGAGGGTAGTCTGACCTGGACATTTCACCTGAGAGGAGGGAAGATCAGTCAAAGTTAGTGGCTAGCTGGTGAATATAGTAGAGCATTTAGCGGCTAAGAGCCACAAGTTTCcctcagaagttggtggagacaaaaacagactggaaaAAAACTGTTAATACTTTATATTtgacaaatgaatgcaaacaaacgCTAGCTATCATTAGCCATATCAACTGTATAAGGTGATAATATCTCAGCACTGCATTTCCAGCTTCTTGTGCCGCCCCAAAACCAAACAAGACCAGCTGATGCAGGTTTAAGCAACAACAAATTGTAGAGATAAGTTTGAGCTAACTGTGGCTAATTCAACAGTGTCGCCATTACATACAGTGTgtcagtaaaatgtctccttcTACATGTTTTTGTCAAGACTCTTTAATAGCCAAATTTAAGGGATCCTTATCGAGCCTTTTTGTCTATGTAATGTGCTTATTTTATAAGTACAGTATATCAAACATGGCACtggcctcaaaaatccagtTGGGCTTTACTCTGGTCCAGCTCATACAATAGGGATGTGAGACATGAATAAAATGTCCCATTGTGGGATTTTATATTGCAGTATCTACACACATTGTGATATACTGTGCTGCCATAAGGCAGTTCTGTTCATTGCTTCTCAACAGCACAGTGACCTGCAGTAATAGAAGCAAAGATATTTAAAGGATACAGTGGCTGCATGTGTATACCAAGTACAGAAAAATCTCTGACCCTAGATATTATATTCAACCAAACGTACCACATGAGCCATCTCAAACATGTACGCACAGACATAAATGTGCAATGGTGGTTTCAGCTGGAAAAAGCACAGACTGGCTTTAGGCCTGTGTACTACCTGCTGTCGGTGTGTGTAATGTGCACCTCAGCTGGCCGATAATCACACTTGACTTACAGGATACATCTGGGGTTGCATCAGGTTAAAGCGAACATATGGTTCTGCTCAGCAATGTGGTTCCTGAAAACCACCACAGGCTCCAGAATCACCACATTCATCTCTGGGGGAAGTTTCTAAtaataaaccacacacacacaggcacacaacGTTGTCACATACAACTATTCCATGTTCCAAAATGAGTATTAAAAGAATTGTGGTATTTTTACAAGATACTTTAAGTGCTTCACCAATAAAATGAACCCACTTTTACAATGTGAATCATTTAGATTTGAAATACATTTCTCCCAACATGGATTTACACTCTTAAcattttgcagatgatgttacTCCTTTCGATTTCCGTATTGAAAAGACAAACCGGTGTTTCTAGGAAGGTTCCCGGTTTTGCTCAGTTATTTAGAAAATGTCCCCAGAGCTCCATTTTCACTGGGGCTCTCTCAGGGAATACACACAGTTAAGGAATTCAAGAGCTGGCTCCACCTCGTGCTGCCATTACATCACATGCAGAGCACCAAGCAACAGGACAGAAAACATTGAATGGAAAAAGCGCTTCAGAGCATCTGCAGTCACAGACGAGTCACACAGCTGATCGCTGCTTTGGTCATTGGGACACTGTTGGCAGACAAAAGGCTTAAGGAGGCTGTGTGTTGGACTAGCGGGGTGGAACTCTTGTCTCAGAAAATTAACATTTAGGTGAGCTGTGGTGAGACGTACGTTCAAGCCGATGGCTTGAGTCATTTTCCCACGACTTTCATCATCAGCACCACCAACACTGAACTCTGAGTGTGTTGCAAGTATGCACGCTTTGACAGCACTGAAACAAGTTGGTTGACTTCAGTGTAAACTACAATTGCTCAAATATCTCTTTACACATCACTGTGTAAAAGAAGAACATGCCATGTGGAGGCCGTCATCTGGGTGGACTAAATAAATACCGTACAGACATTGTGAGCAGTGAGAACCGGTTTGACCAACTTAAGATGAAGACTCAGAGACTGTCTGACTTGGTAACATCTGAGGTAGTTGCTGACATAATAACTCCTGATGTGTCCTTTATTTACTCTTAGCGAGGGTTTACTGTCACTCATACACCCCTCCTCTGTTTAGCCGAAGTCATCATGCCTTGTCACACTTCCTCCTTCTAAGTCATGTCATTCTGCAGTGTTGCAACATCTACCTTAAACTGACTATCAAATTAAAGCCAATGTGGCTTTAATAACTTTTCTAAAAGGGCATTGCAAGgtttttcctgttctgtcaTCCACACTAGTGTTAGGGCATTTTATTAAAGCTTACATAAGCCCTCCTCACCACCCAAATatttttcatacagtccctGACTGGAAGTCAGCAGGGCTAATAAATGAACCATGGGGAATAAGCCCATCACTGCACAACAAGACATCACAGGTGTAATTAGTTCTTAGAAGTCAGCAGTGATCTGGCTGCATTCCCTCTATATGTTCCAGGTATGGAGGCTTGGTTCTGTGCATGCTGCTGACTGGCACACCTGAATGGAATGGAGCCATCATGAGTGTTAGTggttacacctgtgcttctcctctTGCTATGTCAGGTGAAAATGTCTGCCGTACGTACAGATACAGAAGTTAGTTGCAGGGTTGAGGAGCACTGTGGCTTCaccctgtgctgcagctgaaggcagtgcagtcaaagcaaacaaataataacaacCCAATGAATTAAAGTATCCCACAGGGATACACAGTTCAGCTCAGAGGGCAAAACGCTCATCATTCCAGTTCCTGACCAAAGCTGATCCACAGCAGGGTCAGAGTGTGATCTGGGCTGTTGCTGTGGCTGAACACTGGCGTGGCTGTGCAGTTTGAACATGTCCCGAGACTGCACCCACTCCACCCTGCCCACTGAGACCAGACCTCCGCTCACAAAAAGCCTTTTCAGGTGGGAGTCAGACGCGGCCTCTCCGCTATGAATAGCGCTCAGCCAGGAGCAAACACAGACTCAGTCCAGTCCAGAAGGTATGGCTCACAAACCTCTGGGTCATCATGAAACGAGCTCTACTTACCGAGGGAGAAATGCCGACGTCAGAGACGATGTGGTGCTGTTGTGAATTGAGAAAAGTGGAGGCTCTCCGCTGTCAGCCGCACCCTCTGCTTACAAAACACACTAACTAACTCCAAAGTAGTGCAGAGGTTTGGTAAACAGGTTCACATGGAGCCGTCCAGcagcctgcctgtctgtcctcagctcGGTCTGCTGTGCGTTGAGCAGCACCACACAGATGTGGAGCAGCAGTAAAGAACATTTCCTGGAACAGTGAGGAGCAGGGTGGAGTCCGGAGgaatctgacacacacacacacacacacacacacacgcccataaaacgtgtgtgtgtgtggcctgtggGGTTTAGCTGACTCACTTTCAACAGGCGCTTCTCATGTTACTGAATAAAGGTGCATTACAACTAGCAGTGGAAGAAGCAAAAGTAGCAATGGCCCATTGTAATGTATTTTACCGGATAATTATcagtgatgcattcatgtgtaagcatcactaatgttgcagctggtaaagggGGAACTAATTTTAACAGCTGTATGCACTACCGTCTTATTCCATAATAATGCATCATTTAGtagttgatttttattgttCCGCAAAGAAACGATAACTAAAGCagccaaataaatgtaatggagtaaaaagtacaatattgcCTTTCAAGGTGTAGTGTAGATTTTAAAGTCTaagcacaaaatggaaatactcaaaattACAAGTATCTCATAGGtacatgtacttagttacagTCCATCACTGATTGTAACTACACAAAATACTTGACTGTACTTGAGAATTTCAAATTCAAGCCTGAAAGGCTCATCTACTCAGTACGTTACTCTTGTGTCCATAACTTTACTTAAGTCAAATTGCGAACAAAAGCCCATGATCCTGCGaaggatgagagggtggagatAACGGGTGGATGTGAATAAGGGATTTTAACGTGTAGcaagagtatttttacattttggcacTGCTACTGTTGTACTCTGTACAACCaccaatacaaacaaaaatcacatgtATTTTAAGGGAAAACTTACTTACTCCATGTTCTCTTAAATAACACAATGTGGAGAACTATATATGCACTTTACACtgatttcattttaacagtttaaaaagGTGAGGGAGCATTTGTGAAATAAGTCGTGGCATTAATCGCCTTGCTGTGAGCTGTAATACTGTGATAAAAAAGaaacttcacatttttttgtaataatgtcttattgtttatttttcctaATCAACAAGAATAATCATAAACATTTCAAAGACAGCATTTTCTTTGaatgtaacatttttttatttgcacaatATGCTTTTGTTCTCAAGCGACTCGCTTCCTGAGGTACCTCCAAAGATACCGACACTCAAATTCATCCAACACAGTCAACACAaagtcattcacacacacacacacacacacacacacacacacaaatagggTCATACACAAAGTAAATTAGTGTGATATGAATCTGGGAATTCTGCACTTGGTCCccgctgctcacacacacttgaggACTAGCTTCTTGGTGAGGGTGTACTTGGGCTCTGGCATTTGTTTGAAATTTAAATATTCTCCTTTGCTGACCTCCCTGTTCACACGTGTCAGGATAGTGAGTAAATCATCTTCCTCCGAGCTGCACAGGAAGACATCAGAAACATGTCACACATTAGAAACATTAGAAACACTGTGCCCTctttgaaaacagcaaaagcagaccaacagagagagcaacagacTTAATCTTAATAACGCCGCTTAATCTTGGAAACGAGAAACATTTAATGTTCCATTTCTTCTGGAGAAATGGAAAGTTTTCACCATCACAAACTACATTTTATAACAGTGATCTAATGAGGTTATGGGTCCATCATGTCTGACAGTAAACAGGCCTACTGGAAACAGAGCTCATGTTGCATCAGACGTTTGTAGTCGCggctctcagtgtctctctcactgTAGTTCCTATTTTTTAACTTTGAATGAAGATTTGTTTGTAATACTTTACAAGCCGTATCATTTTAAGCATAAAGGTGTGTGATAAAGTGTCACTATTACTACTacatgtatgtaatgtaattatGTAATACAGATTTGACTGAAAAAATCCACACTATCTATTCCATTAGGAGTCACGACAGGGGCTTTGTCTAAACTGTTGATAGCAGACAAAAAGCTAAACAAGCACCCTCACTCACCTTTTAGCTGACCTCATCAGCTGCGTGCACAGCTGCTGGATGTAGATGGAGCCCGTGGCAGTGTTTCGAAACGACTTGCAATCTGGCACCGTGGCCATGCCCAGCAGGAAGTCGGCGTCCCAAGGCACCGTCTCGCCATACACACGACCCGCGTCTTCCTCCAGGCggctctctctgttctcctcctcctgtctcgGCTTCGGGGGACACGGCACGGATCCTCTCTGGTAGCTGCTTCCCTGGCACGCTTGGATGAAGAACAGTTTGGGCTTCCCCGCCAAGGTGGGAGCTCGCCCGCTCAAGAAGGGCTGCGTCAGCTCTCGCAAGGACACCTCCTGCTCATCAGTCCCAAAGACAGAGCCCTTCTGTCCATGGGAAAGCACGCATACCACCTGAGATCAGAggcagacacattttaaaaattatgTCTAGATTTAACTTGGATTTTAGATATCCCCACGactctttaaaaataaatagatagaaAGATAAAGAGATTTTGGCAAATTCGCTCATTGCTTTCTTGGTGAGCAAGACTGGTTCACCCTCACATTTGTAGGGTTACTATTAATCTACAAAGcatttttccattattttccaGCAGTACATAACAATACCTGATGATATGATTAATCAAACTATGACCTGGACCAAgataaaatgcaaagaaatggatggatggattaaccaattaaaaataattacttCAGTCTCCATTAAAATGGTCTCTTGCCCGTGATGAGATGAGCTTCCTCGCTACTATAGCAGCAGTAGTGACAGTGTTTGCTGCAGCAAACTCTCCAGCAAATGGAAGTTACAGTCAGACTGTCATCACACTTTTAATTTAGTGTTTAATGTCCCCCCCTAGAGCCCACTAACATTACTGCCTGCAGCAGGCAAAAGACATTTAAGACTTTTGGTAATTAAATGTAAGACTTTTTAATACCTTCTAAGGCTTTCTTTGAGCAACTTTTTTTAGACTTCTGAAGACTTGCAGATGTGCTGTATAGACTGAAGCTGGTCGCTAAAGCTGAGTAATTAACatgtatctcatttgtttacaaatgtgttaaaatgacaagttgttGTTATATGGAAGGTTACGTatcagactatttcttggcccGGCCGCTGGCTGTAGCTCTTTATTTCcaggacagacatgagagtggtattgaaGAATCTACTGTAGTAACTGATGTGACAGCTCTGAAGGTGTGTGACACTGCTCACCAAGACATCGTCCTTCAAAAAGTTCCTTGAGCCCAGCTTTTTTAGCTCCTGTCGCATGGCCTCTGCTGTCAAGTTGTTGTGCACCTTCACATCAAAGCCAAGCTGGGAGAACACTGTGCGCAGAGCCTCTGTGTCACATGAATGAGAGACAAACTGAAGCAAACCAGATCCTCAATCCATGGCTGTTGAAATATAAGGATACATACCCTCATCCTGCTGAGTCCCTGCTCTATTCCTCAGCTCTGTTCCCAGGAATTTCTCATTGTTAATGACCATGCACACACCACGAGGGTTATGAATCAGGGCATAGTACTCTGTCTAAAGAACACAAGCACACCCAAATAGACAAGTcataaacatgacatgaaactgaatgaatgactggCAGAGAGggcgtgcgtgtttgtgtgaatgattacctgatcagagagagaggacggcTCTGAGCTCGGCTCAGAGCTCGGTTCTGAATCGGCGTAAACAATCTGTCCTGCAGCTGAAGAGCAAAGGCAGAGGAAACTTAGATCTCTTGTATGTGCGTGATAAGAATAATAGCATGAGAGTGGATATCCATAGCAGTAAAGAAGGGGTGGAAGGATCTGAAGCTGTAACTCAAATGAATGGGGAGTCAGTGAGTAATACACTGGACAAGAGAGACGTACCGCTGGGCTGAGTCTCAGATATGGACAGAGCAGCTGGTTTGGGCTGAGAGGGCTTGTTGACCATCTGTGGGAAGAAAACGGAGAGCCAGTCCTCAGTAAACAGGCTCATGACAGGACtaaatgtacacaaacacacttttacacacacacctggtaaTCCATGCTGACATGAGGAGATAATCTGGTTTGATGCTGCTGTGTAACCCCTGAAAAAAGTACAATCATTTGATGAATTTGATAGCAACACAACATctacatgtgtatgtgtgtgtaagcgcGTCTCAGACCTTGCATGTAGCGGTGTACAGTTGATGCCAGCGTTTgatccagctccagcagcaccttATGCAGCTCATCGAGCTGGTCAGTCGACAGCAGACTATTCTTTTCCATTTCGGCAAACACATCCAGGGCAGTCTGTAATCAACAGAGGcgatttgtttgtttctgtgatttGGAGGCTTTGCAGCTGCATTGAAAATCTACAAAACACATCTGGTGGAGTAATAAAGGAAGAGTTATCCATACGAAGTGTCCAAAGAGCATCCCTGCGGAAGCCTGCAAATAGTAgatataaacaaaaaacaaaaacaactaacTGTACATTTACTTGTATATTATTGCACTAAGGAAAATGTAAAGTTAGTATTAGTTATGAATTTTGGTGTACCactgaaagaatgaatgagtTTAACTATTTACTGTCAGCTACTGTTGTATATCAGGCGTTTTACTCGAAGGTAAAAAAAGTGACCTCTATGTGTCatcattttttatataattgtGGGTGGGGCAAggaggtgggtgtgtgtgtctcacattGCATGTCTCAGTTTGCCTTCTACCCAGCTTGCTGCTCAACAGAAACTTCATCTTGTCAAGATTTTCCCGAGTCATATCCTCATATATCTGGTACAGCATCAccctgacagagagacagacaaagaaacaacagacaaaTGACTAAAACTCTGGGAATATAACCGACTGTATTATAATGCCGCCATACTGTTACCTCTTCCAGCTAAAGcacatttctttcagttttta includes:
- the casp8 gene encoding caspase-8 isoform X2, whose protein sequence is MDRVTLSHIDEELESSEVAALCFLCRDVVQKKRLEGVTDAKVLFMRLEEKGLLENHVFLSQLLHTIRRQDLLSLLESDSRRQEETDANPVLSDYRVMLYQIYEDMTRENLDKMKFLLSSKLGRRQTETCNTALDVFAEMEKNSLLSTDQLDELHKVLLELDQTLASTVHRYMQGVTQQHQTRLSPHVSMDYQMVNKPSQPKPAALSISETQPSAAGQIVYADSEPSSEPSSEPSSLSDQTEYYALIHNPRGVCMVINNEKFLGTELRNRAGTQQDEEALRTVFSQLGFDVKVHNNLTAEAMRQELKKLGSRNFLKDDVLVVCVLSHGQKGSVFGTDEQEVSLRELTQPFLSGRAPTLAGKPKLFFIQACQGSSYQRGSVPCPPKPRQEEENRESRLEEDAGRVYGETVPWDADFLLGMATVPDCKSFRNTATGSIYIQQLCTQLMRSAKSSEEDDLLTILTRVNREVSKGEYLNFKQMPEPKYTLTKKLVLKCV
- the casp8 gene encoding caspase-8 isoform X1 — encoded protein: MDRVTLSHIDEELESSEVAALCFLCRDVVQKKRLEGVTDAKVLFMRLEEKGLLENHVFLSQLLHTIRRQDLLSLLESDSRRQEETDANPVLSDYRVMLYQIYEDMTRENLDKMKFLLSSKLGRRQTETCNASAGMLFGHFTALDVFAEMEKNSLLSTDQLDELHKVLLELDQTLASTVHRYMQGVTQQHQTRLSPHVSMDYQMVNKPSQPKPAALSISETQPSAAGQIVYADSEPSSEPSSEPSSLSDQTEYYALIHNPRGVCMVINNEKFLGTELRNRAGTQQDEEALRTVFSQLGFDVKVHNNLTAEAMRQELKKLGSRNFLKDDVLVVCVLSHGQKGSVFGTDEQEVSLRELTQPFLSGRAPTLAGKPKLFFIQACQGSSYQRGSVPCPPKPRQEEENRESRLEEDAGRVYGETVPWDADFLLGMATVPDCKSFRNTATGSIYIQQLCTQLMRSAKSSEEDDLLTILTRVNREVSKGEYLNFKQMPEPKYTLTKKLVLKCV